TTTAATAGAAAATTTTCGGTGTAATACGGTTGTTCTTGTTCATTAAAAGCGACGCCAATGCCAAGATGACTATAAATATCCTGTAAAATATTCTCCCGATGACCTTTAGAGTTCATTAACCCTTCATGTGCAAAAATACTGCTAGATTGTCCATACGCCAAATTCTCCCCAGCTGCACGAAACGTGATGCCATCCGCTTTCATCCGATCGAAAGGGGAAAGGCCTGCTAAATTTTCATGACTAAAATAATTATGCTCTGCCATGTCAATACTATGGAGAAGCGCGGTGTGTGCCGCATTCTCTTCCCACTTTAACGCAGGAAGCCCATGTCTAACGCGAGCTGCATTTGTTAAGTCAAACAGTTGAATTTCAAAGCCTTTTCTTAGTTCATCATTTCCTTGTGCGTAAATCCCACTTTTACTATGTTCCAATGAACTAGCAACGAGTTGAACGGCAGTGACCATTTCCTCTTGGTGCAAGTCATAGAAGAAATAGGCGTACATATCACCTACTTTAAAAAGGTCAAATCCTTCACTGTCTTGAAGAATATATATATGAAGCCCTTTCCGAATCTCGGTTAAAGGTTCCCCGTATATTTTTCTGACGACAGTTTTAGACGTACCATATTGAATCCCAGCGTCTGATGAAATCAAGTCATCATTTGTGTAGATTGCATTGACTTTCCGTTCATTGTCATAAGAAATCATGACGAAATTATGGTAGTCTTGATGATATGTAGACCAGTTTGTTCCATATTCATTATGCGAAATTTGTAGGGGTTCACCGAGTGTGGCGATGACCGATTCTTCCGCAGTCCCAATTTCGAGGTTATGAATTGAAATTTGGCTCGTTTCAGGTTCTTTTAATGTAGGTTTTTCAACATTTTTTACTTCATGATCCTGCACGTTTGTGTCTGCTAAAAAGAAAAGAATCGCCTTATCTGCTTGATCACTAATAAAATGTACAGTTGTTTCGAACGGCTCACTCGTTAAGAACGCTTCTAATTTATGATCAACAGAATCTAAAAAAGACAAATCAATATATTGTGAGACAGGTTTTTCCCAATAAGGCTTTGCCAAGTAAATTGTGAATAACAGTAGAATAAATAGAAAAAAACGTTTCAAAGCTGTTCCTCCTTCCTTTCATTGTAACCTGTAAAGGTAGGTTGAATACAGTGTAATCTATATTTAGGATTACATTCATTACCTAATTCACATCGTGAAAAGGTATACTAGAGTAATGATAAAAGAACGGAGTATAGATGATGGCTATTTCTAAGAAAATGATGAATGCGCGAGC
This window of the Sporosarcina ureilytica genome carries:
- a CDS encoding CAP-associated domain-containing protein, which encodes MKRFFLFILLLFTIYLAKPYWEKPVSQYIDLSFLDSVDHKLEAFLTSEPFETTVHFISDQADKAILFFLADTNVQDHEVKNVEKPTLKEPETSQISIHNLEIGTAEESVIATLGEPLQISHNEYGTNWSTYHQDYHNFVMISYDNERKVNAIYTNDDLISSDAGIQYGTSKTVVRKIYGEPLTEIRKGLHIYILQDSEGFDLFKVGDMYAYFFYDLHQEEMVTAVQLVASSLEHSKSGIYAQGNDELRKGFEIQLFDLTNAARVRHGLPALKWEENAAHTALLHSIDMAEHNYFSHENLAGLSPFDRMKADGITFRAAGENLAYGQSSSIFAHEGLMNSKGHRENILQDIYSHLGIGVAFNEQEQPYYTENFLLK